From the Gouania willdenowi chromosome 19, fGouWil2.1, whole genome shotgun sequence genome, one window contains:
- the tmem101 gene encoding transmembrane protein 101: MAACPSRKQMLRFLSQLGAFILTRFGFWNCFSMLMLFAERADSKRKPDIHVPYLYVDMGAAVLCSSFMTFGVKRRWFAIAAAVQLAVSTYASYVGEQVHYGEWLKVRMYSRALAIIGGFLILASGAGEVYRQKPRSRSLQSTGQVFLGVYLICMVYSLQHSQEDRQAYLNHIMGGEITLVLLEVLFGVLALAFLSGWYVRLAAQILATVLPLVLLLIDGNMNYWHHTRKVEFWNQMKLMGHNVGVFGAALILATDG; the protein is encoded by the exons ATGGCTGCATGTCCGAGTAGGAAACAGATGTTGAGGTTTCTCAGCCAACTCGGGGCGTTTATTCTGACCCGGTTCGGGTTCTGGAACTGTTTCAGTAtgttgatgctgtttgctgAACGGGCGGACTCCAAAAG GAAACCCGACATCCACGTCCCGTACCTGTACGTGGACATGGGCGCTGCAGTGCTCTGCTCCAGCTTCATGACCTTCGGGGTGAAGCGGAGGTGGTTTGCTATAGCGGCGGCCGTTCAGCTGGCCGTCAGCACGTACGCCTCATACGTGGGGGAGCAGGTGCATTATGGGGAATGGCTGAAG GTCCGGATGTACTCCAGAGCTCTGGCCATCATTGGAGGATTCCTGATTCTAGCGAGCGGCGCCGGAGAAGTTTACCGTCAGAAACCTCGCAGCAGGTCGTTGCAGTCCACTGGGCAGGTTTTCCTGGGAGTTTACCTCATCTGCATG GTCTACTCCCTGCAGCACAGTCAGGAGGACCGGCAGGCCTATCTGAACCACATCATGGGTGGTGAGATCACGCTGGTGCTGCTGGAGGTTCTGTTTGGCGTGCTGGCGCTGGCGTTCCTCTCGGGCTGGTACGTGCGTCTGGCGGCTCAGATCCTGGCCACCGTCCTTCCCCTCGTCCTGCTGCTCATCGACGGGAACATGAACTACTGGCACCACACGCGTAAGGTGGAGTTCTGGAACCAGATGAAGCTGATGGGTCACAACGTGGGCGTGTTCGGCGCCGCGCTCATCCTTGCTACGGACGGTTGA